In a single window of the Mucilaginibacter defluvii genome:
- a CDS encoding cytochrome c codes for MKKAVAVFIPLLAIIVIAISCQNQDQLEYARYYTSGKLIYQQKCQNCHGSKGEGLSALIPPLTDTTYLKQNKARLACFVQNGISGFIRVSGKMYDNKMPPSGLSPIEIAQVLTYAGNSFGNKMGLIDVKQIERHLKKCD; via the coding sequence ATGAAAAAAGCTGTTGCAGTTTTTATACCGCTATTGGCCATTATAGTTATAGCTATATCATGTCAAAACCAGGATCAGTTGGAATATGCGCGATACTATACCAGCGGTAAACTTATCTATCAGCAAAAGTGCCAAAACTGCCATGGTAGTAAAGGCGAAGGCTTGTCTGCACTCATACCACCACTAACTGATACAACTTACTTAAAGCAAAACAAAGCCAGACTGGCTTGTTTTGTGCAAAACGGAATAAGTGGTTTCATCCGCGTGTCGGGCAAGATGTATGACAATAAGATGCCACCATCGGGCCTTAGTCCTATCGAGATTGCGCAGGTTTTAACCTACGCAGGCAATTCATTTGGTAATAAAATGGGGTTGATAGATGTAAAGCAGATAGAACGCCACCTTAAAAAATGCGATTAA
- a CDS encoding DinB family protein: protein MSILKKHFSKLFEYDCESNEKFIHLLNKPDAPPQAIKLMAHLLMTQHTWLNRCKGLENPPDLQVWPGWKPVVFMPTLTQNHDDWTVFLANVKDDEWLRIINYKTTQGVPHADPLMDIVTHVINHGTHHRAQIGQLLKAQTGMQLPVTDYIAFIRQ, encoded by the coding sequence ATGTCTATTCTAAAAAAACATTTCAGCAAACTTTTTGAGTACGATTGTGAGAGCAACGAGAAATTCATCCATTTACTTAATAAGCCGGACGCGCCGCCGCAGGCCATAAAATTAATGGCACACCTGTTAATGACGCAGCACACCTGGTTAAACCGTTGTAAAGGACTGGAAAATCCACCCGATCTGCAGGTGTGGCCCGGCTGGAAACCGGTCGTTTTTATGCCAACACTGACACAAAACCACGACGACTGGACCGTTTTTTTGGCGAATGTTAAGGATGATGAATGGCTAAGAATCATCAACTATAAAACCACGCAGGGGGTGCCCCATGCCGACCCTTTGATGGACATTGTTACGCATGTAATCAATCATGGCACGCACCACCGCGCGCAGATTGGCCAGTTACTTAAAGCGCAGACCGGTATGCAACTGCCCGTTACAGATTATATCGCTTTTATCAGACAATAA
- a CDS encoding GH1 family beta-glucosidase has translation MEASIKSNQLLRRSFGNYFKWGVSTAAFQTEGSCSADGKGESIWDKFTTRKGKILNGDNAHTACDFYSSYKQDIDLVKQLNIPNFRFSIAWTRILPNGTGTINQQGIDHYNQVINYCLHVGVEPWVTLYHWDLPQALEDKGGWTNREVVDWFSAYVNICAENFGDRVKYWMVMNEPAVFTGAGYFLGIHAPGRTGLGNFLPAIHHAVLAIVAGAKIVREKCKEAIIGTTFSCSHIEPYSAHPRNISAAKRADALINRLFIEPILGLGYPMDDLPVLKKLRKYFHPGDEDSMSFDFDFIGIQNYTREIVKYSFFTPYISARLVKAENRGVPLTDMRWEVYPPAIYEVIKKFNAYKNIRKLIITENGAAFPDKVEQEAVHDVKRVDYLQTHLQQVLRAKNEGLKVDGYFVWTLTDNFEWAEGYHPRFGLIHIDFETQKRTVKDSGKWYAKFLNDTV, from the coding sequence ATGGAGGCATCTATCAAAAGTAACCAATTGTTGCGCCGTTCTTTCGGCAACTATTTTAAATGGGGGGTATCAACGGCTGCATTCCAAACAGAGGGTTCCTGTTCGGCCGATGGCAAGGGTGAATCCATATGGGATAAATTCACTACCCGAAAAGGCAAGATACTAAATGGCGACAATGCACATACCGCCTGCGATTTTTACAGCAGTTATAAACAGGATATCGACTTAGTTAAGCAACTAAATATTCCCAACTTTCGTTTCTCTATAGCCTGGACACGTATATTACCCAATGGTACTGGCACCATAAATCAACAAGGTATTGACCATTATAACCAGGTAATTAATTATTGCTTACACGTAGGGGTTGAGCCCTGGGTTACCCTTTATCATTGGGATTTACCGCAAGCGCTTGAAGATAAAGGCGGCTGGACAAACCGGGAAGTTGTTGACTGGTTCAGCGCGTATGTAAATATTTGTGCTGAAAATTTTGGCGACCGTGTTAAATATTGGATGGTGATGAACGAGCCTGCCGTTTTTACCGGCGCGGGCTATTTTTTGGGAATACATGCTCCGGGTCGCACCGGCTTAGGGAATTTTTTGCCGGCTATCCATCATGCCGTGCTGGCTATTGTTGCAGGCGCGAAAATAGTGCGGGAAAAGTGTAAAGAGGCAATAATTGGTACAACCTTTTCATGCTCCCACATCGAGCCATACTCAGCTCATCCGCGTAACATTAGCGCCGCAAAACGTGCTGACGCGCTCATAAACCGTTTATTTATTGAGCCAATACTTGGCTTAGGATATCCGATGGACGACTTACCGGTGCTCAAAAAATTACGAAAATATTTTCATCCCGGCGATGAAGACAGCATGAGCTTTGATTTTGATTTTATCGGTATTCAAAACTATACCCGCGAAATTGTGAAGTATTCGTTTTTTACGCCGTACATCAGCGCAAGGCTTGTTAAGGCAGAGAACAGGGGAGTACCGCTAACGGATATGCGTTGGGAAGTTTATCCACCGGCGATATACGAGGTAATTAAAAAGTTCAACGCTTATAAAAACATTCGCAAGTTAATTATTACTGAAAATGGAGCCGCTTTTCCGGACAAGGTTGAACAGGAAGCGGTGCATGACGTTAAACGCGTCGACTATCTGCAAACACACCTGCAACAGGTGTTGCGCGCAAAAAACGAAGGCCTAAAAGTTGATGGTTATTTTGTGTGGACGCTAACAGACAACTTTGAATGGGCCGAAGGTTACCATCCCCGCTTTGGGTTGATACATATTGACTTTGAAACCCAAAAACGCACTGTTAAAGATTCCGGAAAATGGTATGCTAAATTTTTAAACGATACGGTTTAA
- a CDS encoding porin family protein — protein MKKFTLIAAFIFGVTHFASAQLIPNFQFGAKAGVNLSSFSFSNNNFDGANRAGYLGGFWARVGGLGFHFQPELYLTGKNVKIEQEVGGVTAVNNVKFTSIDVPLLVGTKVGAFGFGGRFYTGPLISFKINDDQSFGNAVGNAVTLTDVKNQNFAWQLGAGVDIRDLSIDLRYEYGLTKQTYNEGNSKARINLFNLTLAYKIFSM, from the coding sequence ATGAAAAAATTTACTTTAATAGCGGCATTCATTTTTGGTGTCACCCATTTTGCTTCGGCACAGCTTATACCTAATTTTCAGTTTGGCGCTAAAGCGGGTGTCAACCTGTCAAGCTTCAGCTTTTCAAATAATAATTTTGATGGCGCTAACCGTGCCGGTTACCTTGGTGGTTTTTGGGCCAGGGTAGGTGGCCTTGGCTTCCATTTTCAACCAGAACTTTATTTAACCGGTAAAAATGTTAAAATTGAGCAGGAAGTTGGCGGGGTTACCGCGGTAAACAACGTTAAATTTACCAGTATTGATGTTCCTCTGTTAGTAGGTACAAAGGTGGGCGCATTTGGCTTTGGCGGTCGTTTTTACACCGGTCCGCTTATCTCGTTCAAAATTAATGATGATCAAAGCTTTGGCAACGCTGTAGGCAACGCGGTTACCTTAACAGACGTAAAAAACCAAAACTTTGCCTGGCAGTTGGGCGCGGGTGTTGATATCCGCGATCTGTCAATAGATCTCCGCTACGAGTACGGTTTAACCAAACAAACTTACAACGAAGGTAATTCAAAAGCCCGTATCAACCTATTTAACCTCACGCTGGCTTATAAGATATTTTCGATGTAG
- the htpG gene encoding molecular chaperone HtpG, protein MQEKGTISIHTENIFPIIKKFLYSDNEIFLRELVSNAVDATQKLKRLSSLGQYNGPVDDLRVEVAFDKDAKTITISDNGIGMTAEEIKKYINQIAFSGATEFMEKFKEAKDANEIIGRFGLGFYSAFMVADKVEIQTLSYQDGAKPAFWVCDGSTEFEIGDGVLEERGTEITLYINSESEEFLDKYKLQQILDKYCKFLPVPIKFGTNEQEEEDGVDDEGKPKYKTVEVDNIINDTNPIWTKAPNELKDEDYLKFYKELYPFSEDPLFWIHLNVDYPFNLTGVLYFPKLKNDFEIQRNKIKLFSRQVFITDEVKDIVPEFLMLLHGVIDSPDIPLNVSRSFLQADSNVKKINNYITKKVADKLTEIFKQDRKAYEEKWSDIGLFVKYGFVSEEKFYEKAKDFVLLSNTNNENFTLNEYKEKVEATQTDKDGLLVYIYTNDAAKQDSFIQSANKKGYDVLLMNSPIDNHFISHLEQKLEKTSLKRVDADVADKLIKKDDAPETVLTEDQTTKVKDIFTKAINKPAYRVELESLSPDELPVTVTMDEFMRRMKDMAAMGGGMGFYGNMPDNYKVIVNGNHKLISRILEADNDDTQSQLAKQAFDLALLSQGLLTGPELTEFVNRSVNLI, encoded by the coding sequence ATGCAAGAAAAAGGCACAATTTCAATCCACACCGAGAACATCTTCCCGATAATTAAAAAGTTTCTGTACTCGGATAACGAAATATTTTTGCGCGAGTTGGTATCTAACGCGGTTGACGCTACACAAAAGCTGAAACGCCTTTCGTCATTAGGCCAATACAATGGCCCGGTTGATGATCTGCGTGTTGAGGTTGCATTTGATAAAGATGCCAAAACCATCACTATATCTGATAATGGTATCGGCATGACGGCCGAGGAGATCAAGAAGTACATCAACCAGATCGCATTCTCGGGCGCTACCGAATTTATGGAGAAATTCAAGGAAGCCAAAGATGCCAACGAGATCATTGGTCGTTTTGGCTTGGGCTTCTATTCGGCATTTATGGTAGCTGATAAGGTGGAAATACAAACCTTGTCATACCAGGATGGCGCAAAACCGGCTTTCTGGGTTTGCGATGGCAGTACCGAGTTTGAAATTGGCGATGGCGTATTAGAAGAACGAGGTACGGAAATCACGCTATATATCAACAGCGAATCTGAGGAATTTTTAGACAAATACAAGCTTCAGCAGATACTGGATAAATACTGCAAATTTTTACCTGTGCCAATTAAATTTGGCACTAACGAGCAGGAAGAAGAAGACGGTGTTGACGATGAAGGCAAACCAAAGTACAAAACCGTCGAGGTTGATAATATCATCAATGATACCAACCCGATCTGGACAAAAGCACCTAATGAGTTAAAGGATGAAGATTACCTGAAATTCTACAAAGAGCTTTATCCGTTCTCAGAAGATCCGCTTTTCTGGATACACCTGAACGTTGATTATCCGTTCAACCTAACCGGTGTATTATACTTCCCTAAGCTTAAAAACGATTTTGAAATACAGCGTAACAAGATCAAATTATTCTCGCGCCAGGTATTTATTACCGATGAGGTAAAGGATATCGTTCCGGAATTTTTGATGCTGCTCCATGGTGTTATTGATTCGCCGGATATTCCGCTTAACGTATCGCGAAGCTTTTTACAGGCCGACAGCAACGTTAAAAAAATCAATAACTACATCACCAAAAAAGTTGCTGATAAGCTGACCGAAATCTTTAAACAAGACCGCAAAGCCTACGAAGAAAAATGGAGCGACATTGGCCTATTTGTTAAATATGGTTTTGTTAGCGAAGAAAAATTCTACGAAAAGGCTAAAGACTTTGTATTGTTAAGCAACACTAACAACGAAAACTTTACGCTGAACGAGTATAAAGAAAAGGTAGAAGCCACCCAAACCGATAAAGACGGCCTACTGGTATACATTTATACGAATGATGCTGCCAAGCAGGATTCATTCATACAATCAGCCAATAAAAAAGGTTATGATGTGTTGCTGATGAACTCGCCTATCGATAATCACTTCATCAGTCACCTGGAGCAAAAATTGGAGAAAACATCGCTTAAACGTGTGGATGCCGACGTTGCCGATAAACTGATTAAAAAAGATGATGCGCCGGAAACCGTATTGACGGAAGATCAAACAACAAAGGTTAAGGATATCTTTACTAAAGCCATTAACAAACCGGCTTACCGTGTAGAACTGGAAAGCCTTAGCCCTGACGAATTGCCGGTAACTGTTACGATGGATGAATTTATGCGCCGCATGAAAGATATGGCAGCTATGGGCGGCGGTATGGGCTTTTATGGCAACATGCCTGATAACTATAAGGTTATTGTAAACGGCAACCATAAATTGATCAGCCGTATTTTGGAAGCCGATAATGATGATACACAATCGCAACTGGCAAAACAGGCCTTTGATTTGGCGCTGCTCTCTCAAGGTTTATTAACCGGTCCGGAACTTACAGAATTTGTTAACCGCAGCGTTAATTTGATATAA
- a CDS encoding HAMP domain-containing sensor histidine kinase → MESIFSNRFSAFNTPENNFEHDGDSISMSYGSPQQSDGVNFSAEQIPSKKSIDYGRSKKELYAIAHDLKNPLATIITLTELVLRKGQLTDEIKEYIDHIRRISAHSLEFTEDVIYSANLNPADEASMLHDVNDLVYTVMCDMKYMANNKQQTVIFRPSTADASAKINRSQIVRVVSNVIGNAIKFTPAGKNIRIAVDVVDGQVQFSIEDEGIGIPLTLHSKVFDAFTDAKRHGTNGEASSGLGLSICKQIVENHGGQIWFETKPANGSVFYVKLPKSV, encoded by the coding sequence ATGGAATCAATTTTCAGCAACCGGTTTTCGGCTTTCAATACTCCCGAAAATAACTTTGAGCATGATGGTGATTCCATTTCAATGAGTTACGGCTCGCCGCAACAAAGCGATGGGGTTAATTTTTCCGCTGAGCAAATTCCATCAAAAAAATCGATTGATTATGGCCGGTCTAAAAAAGAGTTGTATGCCATTGCTCACGATCTGAAAAACCCCTTAGCTACCATCATAACCTTAACCGAATTGGTTTTGCGTAAGGGACAGTTAACTGACGAGATAAAGGAATATATAGATCATATACGCCGTATATCCGCTCATTCGTTAGAGTTTACGGAAGATGTGATCTACTCCGCAAACCTCAACCCTGCCGATGAAGCTTCAATGCTACATGATGTAAACGATTTGGTATATACCGTTATGTGCGACATGAAGTACATGGCAAACAACAAGCAGCAAACCGTTATCTTCAGGCCCTCGACTGCTGACGCGTCTGCTAAGATAAACCGGTCGCAAATAGTACGCGTGGTAAGCAATGTTATTGGCAACGCTATTAAATTTACCCCGGCGGGCAAAAATATACGTATAGCTGTTGATGTAGTTGATGGCCAAGTTCAGTTCAGCATTGAAGACGAAGGTATTGGTATACCCCTCACCCTGCATTCAAAAGTATTTGATGCATTTACCGACGCAAAAAGGCATGGCACAAACGGCGAGGCTTCGTCCGGGTTAGGGTTATCCATATGTAAACAGATAGTTGAAAATCATGGCGGCCAAATATGGTTTGAAACCAAGCCTGCTAATGGTTCTGTATTTTATGTTAAGCTTCCAAAAAGCGTTTAA
- a CDS encoding SCO family protein, protein MNKYFIAIVATALFFSACKFNDGKTGKALPIYGEREAVTKTVDGKQVADTVYHTIPSFSFVNQYGDSVTNKSLDGKIYVADFFFTTCPSICPVMHRNMLNVYKAFKDARDVNIISMTIDPKYDSVPVLKKYADALNIHGNMWWLVQGKKEETYNLAKSYLVTTPREDEKEKFIHDGYFILIDKQKRIRGSYIGTDEKEVAKLIEDIKILRAEPDQQVK, encoded by the coding sequence ATGAACAAATATTTTATAGCGATTGTAGCCACGGCTCTATTTTTTTCAGCTTGTAAGTTTAATGATGGTAAAACCGGTAAAGCCTTACCTATTTACGGAGAACGCGAAGCCGTTACCAAAACTGTGGACGGTAAACAGGTAGCCGATACGGTTTATCACACCATTCCATCATTCAGTTTTGTAAACCAGTATGGTGACAGCGTAACCAATAAAAGTTTGGACGGTAAAATTTACGTAGCCGATTTCTTTTTTACCACCTGCCCTTCAATATGCCCGGTAATGCACCGTAATATGCTGAACGTTTACAAGGCTTTTAAGGACGCGAGAGATGTAAATATCATCTCCATGACGATTGACCCGAAATACGATAGCGTACCGGTATTAAAAAAATATGCCGACGCGCTTAATATTCACGGCAATATGTGGTGGCTGGTTCAGGGCAAAAAAGAAGAAACTTACAATCTTGCAAAAAGCTATTTGGTTACTACTCCCCGAGAGGATGAAAAAGAGAAATTCATACACGACGGGTATTTTATATTGATAGACAAGCAGAAACGCATCAGGGGATCATATATCGGTACGGATGAGAAGGAAGTTGCCAAACTGATTGAGGATATTAAAATACTGCGTGCAGAGCCTGATCAGCAAGTTAAATGA